In one Dermacentor albipictus isolate Rhodes 1998 colony chromosome 4, USDA_Dalb.pri_finalv2, whole genome shotgun sequence genomic region, the following are encoded:
- the LOC135909186 gene encoding keratin-associated protein 19-4-like, with protein sequence MAKKMALLAALCLTIAVVSGGYLGLGYGGLGYGGLGYGGLGYGYGLGYGGYGIGYGGYGLGYGGLGYGGLGYGLGYGGGGYKKLIGFGYGGYYG encoded by the exons ATGGCGAAGAAGATG GCCTTGCTTGCGGCCCTGTGTCTCACTATTGCCGTCGTCTCGGGCGGTTATCTTGGCCTGGGATACGGAGGTCTCGGCTACGGTGGCCTCGGCTATGGTGGCCTCGGCTACGGCTATGGTCTAGGATATGGAGGCTACGGAATCGGATACGGAGGCTATGGATTGGGCTACGGCGGCCTTGGCTACGGCGGACTAGGGTACGGCCTTGGATATGGCGGCGGTGGATACAAGAAACTTATTGGATTTGGCTACGGAGGATACTATGGATAA